A genomic window from Macaca mulatta isolate MMU2019108-1 chromosome 19, T2T-MMU8v2.0, whole genome shotgun sequence includes:
- the LOC106994615 gene encoding 4-galactosyl-N-acetylglucosaminide 3-alpha-L-fucosyltransferase FUT5 has protein sequence MDPLGPAKPQWLWRHCLAGLLFQLLVAVCFFSYLRVSRDDATGFPRSGLMAVEPVTGVPNGSRCQDSTTTPARPTLLILLWTWPFNTPMALPRCSEMVPGTADCNITADSDVYPQADAVIVHHRDIMYDPSADLPPPTRPQGQRWIWLSMESPSNCRHLQALDGYFNLTMSYRSDSDIFTPYGWLEPWSGQPAHPPLNLSAKTELVAWAVSNWKPDSARVRYYQSLQAHLKVDVYGKSHKPLPRGTMMETLSRYKFYLAFENSLHLDYITEKLWRNALEAWAVPVVLGPSRSNYERFLPPDAFIHVDDFQSPEDLARYLQELDKDHARYLSYFRWRETLRPRFFSWTLAFCKACWKLQEESRYQTVHSIAAWFT, from the coding sequence ATGGATCCCCTGGGCCCAGCCAAGCCACAATGGCTGTGGCGCCACTGTCTGGCCGGGCTGCTGTTTCAGCTGCTGGTGGCTGTGTGTTTCTTCTCCTACCTGCGTGTGTCCCGAGACGATGCCACTGGGTTCCCTAGGTCAGGGCTCATGGCCGTGGAACCTGTCACTGGAGTTCCCAATGGGTCCCGCTGCCAGGACAGCACGACAACCCCTGCCCGCCCCACCCTCCTGATCCTGCTGTGGACGTGGCCTTTTAACACACCCATGGCTCTGCCCCGCTGCTCAGAGATGGTGCCCGGCACGGCCGACTGCAACATCACTGCCGACTCCGATGTGTACCCACAGGCAGACGCGGTCATCGTGCACCACCGGGATATCATGTACGACCCCAGTGCCGACCTCCCGCCCCCCACCAGGCCGCAGGGGCAGCGCTGGATCTGGTTAAGCATGGAGTCTCCCAGCAACTGCCGGCATCTGCAAGCCCTAGACGGATACTTCAATCTCACCATGTCCTACCGCAGCGACTCCGACATCTTCACGCCCTACGGCTGGCTGGAGCCGTGGTCCGGCCAGCCTGCCCACCCACCGCTCAACCTCTCGGCCAAGACCGAGCTGGTGGCCTGGGCAGTGTCCAACTGGAAGCCGGACTCGGCCAGGGTGCGCTACTACCAGAGCCTGCAGGCCCATCTCAAAGTGGATGTGTACGGGAAATCCCACAAGCCCCTGCCCAGGGGGACCATGATGGAGACGCTGTCCCGGTACAAGTTCTACCTGGCCTTCGAGAACTCCTTGCACCTGGACTACATCACCGAGAAGCTGTGGAGGAACGCCCTGGAGGCCTGGGCCGTGCCCGTGGTGCTGGGGCCCAGCAGAAGCAACTATGAGAGGTTCCTGCCGCCCGATGCCTTCATCCACGTGGATGACTTCCAGAGCCCCGAGGACCTGGCCCGATACCTGCAGGAGCTGGACAAGGACCACGCCCGCTACCTGAGCTACTTCCGCTGGCGGGAGACGCTGCGGCCTCGCTTCTTCAGCTGGACACTGGCTTTCTGCAAGGCCTGCTGGAAACTGCAGGAGGAATCCAGGTACCAGACGGTGCACAGCATAGCGGCTTGGTTCACCTGA